The Emcibacteraceae bacterium genome contains a region encoding:
- the aroA gene encoding 3-phosphoshikimate 1-carboxyvinyltransferase, translating into MNQLTSSNSGALKGIITVPGDKSISHRSLIMGALAVGESTVTGLLEGEDVLGTAAALRELGADIYKDDKNVWHIHGVGIGGLKQPNKALDMGNSGTGVRLLMGLVATHPITVTFTGDESLCSRPMKRVTIPLTEFGSHFSGNENGTLPITVKGAKMPLPISYKLPVASAQVKSAIMLAGLNTPGITTVIETIPTRDHSERIFKYFGVPIKIDGENIQVTGQSELTPRKMAVPADPSSASFLIVAALIKEGSDILIRNVGINPARTGLFKTLIEMGGDIKFENERQECGEDVADIHVKYSELTGITVPPERAPSMIDEYPVLCIAATYAAGNTVMRGIEELRVKESDRIAIMVKGLKSCGIDVEEHDDGMTVSNSIAKGTIPIKTSLDHRIAMSFLVLGLCAENSVTIDDGSVIETSFPGFVDLMNSVGANIHP; encoded by the coding sequence ATGAATCAGCTTACATCATCAAATTCGGGAGCTCTAAAGGGAATAATTACTGTTCCAGGCGATAAATCCATTTCTCACAGATCCTTGATTATGGGTGCACTGGCGGTAGGAGAAAGCACTGTTACCGGATTGCTGGAAGGGGAGGATGTTCTGGGAACTGCCGCCGCACTCAGGGAGCTTGGCGCCGATATATATAAGGATGACAAAAATGTCTGGCATATTCATGGCGTAGGCATTGGTGGATTAAAACAGCCCAATAAGGCACTGGACATGGGTAATAGCGGAACGGGTGTTCGACTGCTTATGGGGCTTGTTGCCACCCATCCAATCACGGTAACATTCACCGGTGACGAATCGCTATGCTCCAGACCAATGAAGAGGGTCACAATTCCACTTACCGAATTTGGTTCTCACTTTTCCGGAAATGAGAATGGCACCCTGCCAATTACAGTTAAAGGCGCTAAAATGCCATTGCCGATTTCTTATAAACTTCCTGTCGCTTCCGCACAGGTAAAATCGGCAATAATGCTCGCAGGACTTAATACACCTGGCATTACAACTGTTATTGAAACAATACCGACCCGGGATCATTCAGAAAGAATTTTCAAATATTTCGGCGTACCAATTAAAATAGATGGCGAAAATATTCAAGTAACCGGCCAGTCAGAACTAACCCCACGAAAAATGGCCGTTCCTGCAGATCCTTCATCAGCGTCTTTTTTAATTGTTGCAGCACTGATAAAAGAAGGGTCCGATATATTAATCCGTAATGTCGGCATTAATCCGGCAAGAACAGGCCTGTTCAAAACGCTGATTGAGATGGGTGGGGATATAAAATTTGAAAATGAACGTCAGGAATGTGGTGAGGATGTTGCCGATATTCATGTTAAATATTCAGAACTTACTGGAATAACAGTCCCGCCCGAGCGTGCCCCATCAATGATTGATGAATATCCCGTTCTATGCATTGCTGCCACATATGCTGCCGGAAATACAGTTATGCGAGGTATAGAAGAATTAAGGGTTAAGGAATCAGACCGGATTGCTATAATGGTAAAGGGCCTTAAATCCTGTGGGATTGATGTCGAAGAACATGATGACGGCATGACTGTATCGAATTCCATTGCCAAAGGAACAATCCCTATCAAAACTTCGCTTGATCATCGAATTGCAATGTCTTTTCTTGTGCTTGGATTATGCGCTGAAAATTCTGTTACTATTGACGATGGTTCCGTTATAGAAACCAGTTTTCCCGGATTTGTTGACCTTATGAATTCAGTAGGAGCAAATATCCATCCATGA
- the cmk gene encoding (d)CMP kinase translates to MKQDDQRGKKIVIALDGPAASGKGTLARRLASHFNLALLDTGILYRAVGWNVLQDGGDPENELDALKAAEKISDTDFSNPELRTESIGVAASKVAQIAAVRSTLLNFQRHFANNPPPDKVGAILDGRDIGTVICPEAPIKIFITADVETRAKRRFLEEYGENGTPEQLAEILKDLKDRDQRDINRSASPLKKAENAYLIDTTDSDIEAVFEAAREFVSSKM, encoded by the coding sequence ATGAAACAGGACGATCAAAGAGGAAAAAAAATCGTAATTGCCCTCGATGGTCCCGCCGCATCAGGTAAAGGGACTTTGGCGCGACGCCTTGCCAGCCATTTTAATCTTGCTCTGCTGGATACTGGGATACTCTACCGGGCCGTGGGGTGGAATGTGCTTCAAGACGGTGGTGATCCGGAAAATGAATTGGATGCATTAAAAGCCGCGGAAAAAATCAGCGATACTGATTTTTCAAACCCCGAACTAAGAACCGAATCAATTGGTGTTGCTGCTTCAAAAGTGGCGCAAATCGCCGCTGTCAGAAGCACTTTACTAAACTTCCAGCGCCATTTTGCCAATAATCCTCCGCCAGATAAAGTTGGTGCAATCCTTGATGGGCGGGACATCGGTACGGTAATTTGTCCGGAAGCGCCCATAAAAATATTCATAACAGCGGATGTCGAAACCCGCGCAAAACGGCGGTTTTTGGAAGAATATGGTGAAAATGGCACCCCTGAACAGTTGGCAGAAATTCTCAAAGATCTTAAAGACCGTGATCAAAGAGATATAAATCGCTCTGCTTCGCCGCTGAAAAAAGCTGAAAATGCCTACTTGATAGATACAACGGATTCGGATATAGAGGCCGTGTTTGAAGCAGCGCGTGAGTTTGTATCAAGCAAAATGTAG